A window from Pseudomonas frederiksbergensis encodes these proteins:
- a CDS encoding LysR family transcriptional regulator, protein MELRHLRYFIAVAEELHFGRAAQVLGISQPPLSQQIQALEQEVGARLFERTNRRVELSEAGRLFLEEARLVLAQVDKAADVARRAQLGELGELKIGFTSSAPFNSTIPQAIFSFRQRFPAVHLNLREMSSTQVADALVEESIEVGIMRPLGLPDSLNVVELMREPLVAVLSSKHPLVNDSEEGLFLSALALEPFVFFPRSYGSGLYAQLLSLARDAGFSPHFAQEAGEAMTIIGLVAAGLGVSVLPASYQRMRIDGVVYRPLLDPEAVSAVWLVQRKDQKSPMAKAFVELLTRKVEPLKT, encoded by the coding sequence GCCGCGCCGCCCAGGTGCTGGGCATCTCGCAACCACCGCTGAGCCAGCAGATTCAGGCGCTGGAACAAGAAGTGGGAGCGCGGTTGTTCGAACGTACCAATCGTCGGGTGGAGCTCAGTGAAGCCGGCCGGTTGTTTCTGGAAGAGGCGCGGCTGGTGCTGGCGCAGGTCGACAAAGCGGCGGATGTTGCACGGCGGGCGCAGTTGGGTGAGCTGGGCGAACTGAAAATTGGCTTCACCTCGTCGGCGCCATTCAACTCGACTATTCCACAGGCGATCTTTTCATTTCGTCAGCGATTCCCGGCGGTGCACCTGAACCTGCGGGAGATGAGCAGCACCCAGGTCGCCGATGCGTTGGTGGAGGAGTCGATCGAAGTAGGAATCATGCGACCGCTTGGGTTACCGGACTCGCTCAACGTGGTGGAACTGATGCGTGAGCCACTGGTGGCGGTGCTCAGCTCCAAGCATCCATTGGTGAACGACAGCGAAGAGGGCTTGTTTCTGTCGGCCCTGGCCCTCGAGCCTTTCGTATTTTTCCCACGCAGTTATGGCAGTGGTTTGTACGCACAATTGCTCAGCCTGGCTCGGGATGCCGGTTTCAGCCCGCACTTTGCCCAAGAGGCGGGCGAAGCGATGACGATCATTGGTCTGGTGGCGGCGGGGTTGGGTGTTTCGGTGCTGCCGGCGTCTTATCAGCGGATGCGCATCGATGGGGTGGTCTATCGGCCGTTGCTCGATCCTGAGGCGGTTTCGGCCGTGTGGCTGGTACAGCGCAAGGATCAGAAGTCGCCGATGGCCAAGGCGTTTGTGGAGTTGTTGACGCGTAAGGTTGAGCCGTTGAAGACGTGA
- a CDS encoding NAD(P)/FAD-dependent oxidoreductase, with the protein MPTVEMEHRQVVVIGAGPSGAIAAALLKRKGHDVLMIERQHFPRFSIGESLLSHCLDFVEEAGMLEAVNAAGFQLKNGAAFAWGEQYSAFDFGETFSNGKPTTFQVQRADFDKLLADQAALQGVDVRYGEAIVSVDFTLAKPQLDVLREDGSQYRVEADFVLDASGYGRVLPRLLDLEAPSNFPVRQAVFTHVEDHIDNPAFEREKILITTHPIHRDIWFWTIPFSDGRCSVGVVAAAEHFEGRMENLDDCLRGFIAETPSLAGVLNNAVWDTPARTIGGYSANVKTLHGPGFALLGNAAEFLDPVFSSGVTIAMRSASMAAAVLHRQLQGESVDWQTEFAIPLKRGVDTFRCYVEGWYAGTFQDVIYFEGGSPDIRRMISSILAGYAWDERNPFVTEPKRRLRMLSELCAKDAT; encoded by the coding sequence GTGCCAACAGTTGAAATGGAACATCGTCAGGTCGTGGTGATCGGTGCAGGTCCATCGGGCGCCATCGCCGCCGCGCTGCTCAAGCGCAAAGGCCATGACGTATTGATGATCGAACGCCAGCATTTCCCAAGGTTTTCCATCGGTGAAAGCCTGCTGTCCCACTGCCTGGATTTCGTCGAAGAAGCGGGCATGCTCGAGGCGGTGAATGCCGCCGGATTCCAGTTGAAAAACGGTGCGGCATTCGCTTGGGGCGAGCAATACAGCGCCTTTGATTTCGGCGAGACGTTCAGCAATGGCAAGCCGACCACCTTCCAGGTCCAGCGGGCCGATTTCGACAAGCTGCTGGCCGATCAGGCCGCGCTGCAAGGGGTGGACGTTCGTTACGGCGAAGCCATCGTCAGCGTCGATTTCACCCTGGCGAAACCGCAACTGGACGTGCTTCGCGAAGACGGCAGCCAGTACCGCGTCGAAGCCGATTTCGTGCTGGATGCCAGCGGCTACGGCCGTGTGCTGCCGCGTCTGCTCGATCTTGAAGCGCCGTCGAATTTCCCGGTGCGCCAGGCCGTGTTCACCCACGTCGAAGACCACATCGACAACCCGGCCTTCGAACGGGAAAAAATCCTCATCACCACCCATCCGATCCACCGCGACATTTGGTTCTGGACCATCCCGTTCAGCGACGGTCGTTGCTCGGTGGGCGTGGTCGCGGCAGCCGAACACTTCGAAGGCCGCATGGAGAACCTGGACGATTGCCTGCGTGGGTTCATCGCTGAAACCCCAAGCCTGGCCGGTGTGCTGAACAACGCTGTGTGGGACACGCCTGCCCGAACCATCGGCGGCTACTCGGCCAACGTCAAAACCCTCCACGGGCCAGGCTTTGCCCTGCTCGGCAACGCGGCGGAATTCCTCGACCCGGTGTTCTCCTCCGGCGTGACCATCGCCATGCGCTCGGCGAGCATGGCCGCCGCGGTGCTGCATCGCCAACTGCAAGGCGAAAGTGTCGACTGGCAGACCGAGTTCGCCATCCCGCTCAAGCGCGGCGTCGACACGTTCCGTTGCTACGTCGAAGGCTGGTACGCCGGGACGTTCCAGGATGTGATTTATTTCGAGGGCGGCTCGCCGGATATTCGCCGCATGATCAGTTCGATCCTTGCTGGTTATGCCTGGGACGAACGTAATCCGTTCGTCACCGAACCCAAGCGTCGGCTGCGGATGCTCTCGGAGCTCTGTGCAAAGGACGCCACATGA
- a CDS encoding beta-ketoacyl-[acyl-carrier-protein] synthase family protein: MTAYLNALGVICALGRDKSEVARNLFAGDCSGMRDEAGWVAERSLPVAAVQGELAPIPAELAPQNTRNNQLLLEAALQIREDIDQAIQTYGRDRIGIVLGTSTSGIDEASRGLAHYIREHQFPASYDYQQQELGAPANFLADWLQLSGPAYVISTACTSSARALMSAQRLLDLGICDAVLCGGVDSLCKLTLNGFSALEAVSGQRCNPFSVNRNGINIGEAAVLFLMSKNVGDSQPIALLGSGASSDAHHISAPEPTGRGALQAMRKALSRAQLQPQQIDYLNLHGTATQHNDAMESLAVATLFPAGVPCSSTKPMTGHTLGAAGALEAAFCWLSLSAGNREHALPPHIWDGQPDPDLPALKWVTPADRLTSIAPRYLMSNSFAFGGNNVSLIIGDAP; this comes from the coding sequence ATGACGGCCTACCTGAATGCCCTCGGGGTGATCTGCGCCCTGGGCCGTGACAAGTCCGAAGTCGCCCGCAACCTGTTTGCCGGTGATTGTTCGGGCATGCGTGATGAGGCTGGCTGGGTGGCAGAACGGTCGCTGCCCGTGGCCGCGGTCCAAGGCGAACTGGCGCCGATCCCGGCCGAGCTTGCGCCGCAAAACACCCGCAATAATCAATTGCTGCTGGAAGCCGCGCTGCAAATTCGCGAAGACATCGACCAGGCGATCCAGACCTACGGCCGCGACCGCATCGGTATCGTCCTGGGCACCAGCACCTCGGGCATCGACGAAGCCAGTCGCGGCCTGGCCCATTACATCCGCGAGCATCAGTTCCCGGCCAGTTACGACTATCAGCAACAGGAACTCGGCGCCCCGGCGAACTTCCTCGCCGACTGGCTGCAATTGAGCGGCCCGGCCTATGTGATTTCCACGGCCTGCACCTCCAGCGCCCGAGCGCTGATGAGTGCGCAGCGACTGCTGGACCTGGGCATTTGCGACGCGGTGCTGTGCGGCGGTGTCGACAGCCTGTGCAAGTTGACCCTCAATGGGTTCTCGGCGCTGGAAGCGGTGTCCGGGCAACGCTGCAACCCGTTTTCGGTGAACCGTAACGGCATCAACATTGGCGAAGCGGCGGTGCTGTTTTTGATGAGCAAAAATGTCGGCGACAGCCAGCCGATTGCCCTGCTCGGCAGTGGCGCCAGCTCCGATGCCCACCACATTTCCGCACCGGAGCCGACCGGCCGCGGCGCCCTGCAAGCGATGCGCAAAGCCTTGAGCCGCGCCCAACTGCAACCGCAGCAGATCGATTACCTCAACCTGCACGGCACCGCCACCCAACACAACGACGCCATGGAAAGCCTGGCGGTGGCGACGTTGTTCCCGGCGGGGGTGCCGTGTTCGTCGACCAAACCCATGACCGGCCATACCCTCGGGGCGGCCGGCGCGCTGGAAGCGGCGTTCTGCTGGTTGAGCCTGAGTGCAGGCAACCGCGAGCACGCCCTGCCGCCCCACATCTGGGACGGCCAACCGGACCCCGATTTGCCAGCCCTGAAATGGGTGACCCCGGCCGATCGCCTGACGTCCATTGCACCTCGCTATCTGATGAGCAATTCCTTTGCCTTCGGTGGTAACAACGTCAGCCTGATTATCGGAGACGCCCCATGA
- a CDS encoding class I SAM-dependent methyltransferase, with protein MSYLSDTYVEETRFGFWFLRSHTWQHHVLRVAITDLRSLFSEAPPSNPVLLDAGCGQGKSFQYLRQTFAPQRLIGLDADPHSLNLAGEEAVRQGMAVELIGSDCASINVPDASVDLLFCHQTFHHLVQQQQALAEFYRVLKPGGYLLFAESTEAYIDTWVIRWLFRHPMHVQKSAAGYLDMIRQQGFELGSQNVSYPYLWWSRAKDFGLFERLGLRRPKPFGQREETLVNVVARKPLEGVV; from the coding sequence ATGAGCTACTTGAGCGACACCTACGTCGAAGAGACCCGCTTCGGTTTCTGGTTCCTGCGCAGCCACACCTGGCAGCACCATGTTCTGCGAGTGGCAATCACCGATTTGCGCAGCCTGTTCAGCGAAGCACCGCCGAGCAACCCGGTGCTGCTGGATGCCGGTTGCGGTCAGGGCAAGTCGTTTCAGTACTTGCGCCAGACCTTTGCGCCCCAGCGCCTGATCGGTCTGGACGCTGACCCGCACAGCCTGAACCTGGCCGGCGAAGAAGCCGTCCGCCAAGGCATGGCGGTGGAGTTGATCGGCAGCGACTGCGCGAGCATCAACGTCCCGGACGCCAGCGTCGATTTGCTGTTCTGCCACCAGACCTTCCATCATCTGGTGCAGCAACAACAGGCACTGGCCGAGTTCTACCGCGTGCTCAAACCCGGTGGCTATCTGCTGTTCGCCGAATCCACCGAGGCTTACATTGATACCTGGGTGATCCGCTGGTTGTTCCGTCATCCGATGCACGTGCAAAAGAGCGCCGCCGGGTACCTGGACATGATTCGCCAGCAGGGTTTCGAACTCGGCTCGCAGAATGTGTCTTATCCATACTTGTGGTGGAGCCGCGCCAAGGATTTCGGGCTGTTTGAACGCTTGGGTCTGCGCCGGCCAAAGCCCTTCGGCCAACGGGAAGAAACCCTGGTCAATGTGGTCGCGCGCAAACCTCTTGAGGGTGTTGTGTGA
- a CDS encoding hotdog family protein: MIDWPIAELLPHAGDMIFIEQILSFDDEQIYTRLTVKPDGLFNRPDGSLPAWVGIELMAQSVAAYAGCHARQRGDAVELGFLLGTRKFECNVEHFPVGTELTIHGIRSLEDDNGMGVFECHITAPGIHATARLNVFRPPQAAQYLHETQGTQP, translated from the coding sequence ATGATTGACTGGCCGATCGCCGAGCTGCTGCCGCACGCTGGCGACATGATCTTCATCGAACAGATCCTGTCGTTCGATGACGAGCAGATTTACACCCGCCTCACGGTCAAGCCCGACGGCCTGTTCAACCGCCCGGACGGCAGCCTGCCGGCCTGGGTCGGCATCGAACTGATGGCCCAGAGCGTCGCCGCCTATGCCGGTTGCCACGCGCGCCAGCGAGGCGATGCGGTGGAGCTGGGGTTTCTGCTCGGCACCCGCAAATTCGAATGCAACGTCGAGCACTTCCCCGTGGGCACCGAGCTGACGATCCACGGCATCCGCTCGCTGGAAGACGACAACGGCATGGGCGTGTTCGAATGCCACATCACCGCCCCCGGCATTCACGCTACCGCTCGTCTGAACGTGTTCCGTCCGCCTCAGGCCGCCCAATACCTTCATGAAACCCAAGGAACCCAGCCATGA
- a CDS encoding DUF6124 family protein, translated as MFKPTPNPPDSETRTPSKIFLIAPNIDNYTLLAYACESLASANVMASDFARSLQGSQSNTLLGIQQSIMLGELAVNRVLDNLDPS; from the coding sequence ATGTTCAAGCCAACTCCGAACCCGCCGGATTCCGAAACACGCACACCAAGCAAAATCTTCCTCATCGCCCCCAATATCGACAATTACACCCTGCTGGCATACGCCTGTGAATCCCTGGCATCAGCCAACGTCATGGCGAGCGATTTCGCGAGGTCTCTGCAAGGGTCGCAAAGCAACACACTGCTGGGGATTCAGCAGTCGATCATGCTGGGGGAGCTGGCGGTGAATCGGGTGCTGGATAACCTCGATCCATCCTAG
- the fabG gene encoding 3-oxoacyl-ACP reductase FabG, with translation MTESVLITGSSRGIGRAIALRLAQAGHDIVLHCRSGLADAEAVKAEIEALGRNVRIVQFDVSDRANCKAILEADVETHGAYYGVVLNAGLTRDGAFPALSEDDWDVVMRTNLDGFYNVLHPVMMPMIRRRAAGRIVCITSVSGLIGNRGQVNYSASKAGLIGAAKALAIELGKRKITVNCVAPGLIDTAMLDENVPVEEMMKMIPAQRMGTPEEVASAVNFLMSAEASYITRQVLAVNGGLC, from the coding sequence ATGACTGAATCCGTACTGATCACCGGTTCCAGCCGTGGCATCGGACGCGCTATCGCTTTGCGTCTGGCCCAGGCCGGGCACGACATCGTGCTGCATTGCCGCAGCGGCCTGGCGGACGCTGAAGCGGTGAAGGCGGAAATCGAAGCCTTGGGGCGCAACGTGCGCATAGTGCAATTCGACGTGTCCGATCGCGCCAACTGCAAAGCCATTCTCGAAGCCGACGTGGAAACCCACGGCGCCTATTACGGCGTGGTGCTGAACGCCGGCCTGACGCGCGACGGCGCTTTTCCAGCCCTTTCCGAGGATGATTGGGATGTGGTGATGCGCACCAACCTCGACGGTTTCTACAACGTGCTGCACCCGGTGATGATGCCGATGATTCGCCGTCGCGCGGCCGGACGGATTGTTTGCATCACCTCGGTGTCCGGGTTGATCGGCAACCGTGGCCAGGTCAACTACAGCGCCTCCAAGGCTGGCTTGATCGGCGCGGCAAAGGCGTTGGCGATTGAATTGGGCAAGCGCAAAATTACCGTTAACTGTGTCGCACCCGGCTTGATCGACACCGCGATGCTCGATGAAAACGTGCCGGTGGAAGAAATGATGAAAATGATCCCCGCACAACGCATGGGTACACCGGAAGAGGTGGCCAGCGCGGTGAATTTCCTGATGTCGGCGGAAGCGTCGTACATCACCCGGCAGGTTCTGGCCGTCAACGGAGGCCTGTGCTGA
- a CDS encoding sodium:proton antiporter, which produces MIVVFWIMALALFAVATRVGRHFGVIPIVSQLLLATFGLPLLMYFWIEPQWQLSGAALVAPVWLKNLYSLGFALLLGHILSDVIDLRLDRQSLKIALPSFCIPFACGLATAVWLLPPQPWISSLAVGLLFAITAIPVLYLYLRHIKYPPAATRRLVQTAILIDLTCWTLFAIAQGSLHLSSLLLPLAGACLPLLLRLLRLRQPLLHSVCFFALLVVAEHFKLNALIFGIGYLLWMAALKVPLVLPLPVIWMSHLQTYIAIPLILTFGIVQINVHAAMASLGWVQLAALLLFPIASKLLGNWLGLGWAGASFEGASRWRESVLLNIRGLSEIVFLNLLLQQQLISPALYFALMVMGLIATLLPALAGMHRTPLNIAVPARSSRANS; this is translated from the coding sequence ATGATCGTCGTGTTCTGGATCATGGCCCTGGCGCTGTTCGCCGTGGCCACCCGTGTCGGGCGTCACTTCGGCGTGATCCCGATTGTCAGCCAGTTGCTGCTGGCGACCTTCGGCCTGCCGCTGCTGATGTACTTCTGGATCGAGCCCCAATGGCAATTGAGCGGCGCCGCGCTGGTCGCGCCGGTCTGGCTGAAAAACCTCTACAGCCTGGGTTTTGCCTTGTTGCTGGGGCACATTCTCAGTGACGTGATTGACCTGCGACTTGACCGTCAAAGCCTGAAAATCGCCCTGCCGAGTTTTTGCATTCCATTTGCCTGCGGTCTCGCGACAGCGGTCTGGCTATTGCCGCCGCAACCCTGGATCAGTTCCCTGGCGGTCGGCCTGCTGTTCGCCATCACCGCGATTCCGGTGTTGTATCTGTACCTGCGGCACATCAAGTACCCACCTGCCGCTACCCGGCGACTGGTGCAGACCGCGATCCTCATCGACCTCACTTGCTGGACCCTGTTTGCCATCGCCCAGGGCAGCCTGCACCTGAGCAGCCTGTTACTGCCGCTGGCCGGCGCCTGCCTGCCGTTGCTGCTGCGTCTGCTGCGCTTGCGCCAGCCATTGCTGCACAGCGTGTGCTTCTTCGCGCTGCTGGTCGTGGCGGAACACTTCAAGCTCAATGCGCTGATTTTCGGCATCGGTTACCTGCTGTGGATGGCCGCGCTCAAAGTGCCGCTGGTGTTGCCGCTGCCGGTGATCTGGATGAGTCACTTGCAGACGTATATCGCGATCCCGCTGATCCTCACGTTCGGCATCGTGCAAATCAATGTCCACGCGGCCATGGCCAGCCTCGGTTGGGTACAACTGGCGGCACTGCTGCTGTTCCCGATTGCCAGTAAGCTGCTGGGCAACTGGCTGGGCCTCGGCTGGGCCGGCGCCTCGTTTGAGGGCGCCAGCCGCTGGCGCGAAAGCGTCTTGCTGAATATTCGTGGCTTGAGCGAGATCGTCTTTCTCAACCTGCTGCTGCAACAACAGCTCATCAGCCCGGCGCTGTACTTCGCGCTGATGGTGATGGGCCTGATCGCGACACTGCTGCCGGCACTCGCCGGTATGCACCGAACCCCTCTGAACATCGCCGTCCCGGCAAGGAGCTCCCGTGCCAACAGTTGA
- a CDS encoding beta-ketoacyl-ACP synthase, which yields MKRVVVTGMAGITSLGSDWATIVANFAANRSGIRRMDEWDRFTELNTRLAGPIDDFKVPSHWTRKQLRSMGRVSRLAVGAAEQALADAGLLGDESIKDGRMGVSCGSSTGSTDEIKAFGNMLLNSVAEGLNANSYVRMMPHTTAANISIFFGLTGRLIPTSSACTSGSQGIGYAYESVKFGRLPLMLAGGAEELCPTEAMVFDALYATSLKNDAPQTSPRPYDSGRDGLVIGEGSGMLVLEELEHALARGAHIHAELVGFGSNADGQHATRPEQVTMRRAMELALEDAGLQPSDIGYVNGHGTATEQGDIAETLATSTLFGEHMPISSQKSFLGHTLGACGALESWFSIEMMNRDLYVHTLNLDDVDPHCGKLDYLRGEFRQMSNQYVMNNNFAFGGVNTSLIFRRWS from the coding sequence ATGAAGCGCGTCGTCGTCACCGGCATGGCCGGCATCACCTCACTGGGCAGCGATTGGGCCACCATCGTCGCCAACTTCGCGGCCAACCGCAGTGGCATTCGCCGGATGGACGAGTGGGATCGCTTCACCGAACTCAACACGCGCCTGGCGGGGCCGATCGACGACTTCAAAGTGCCGAGCCACTGGACCCGCAAGCAATTGCGCAGCATGGGCCGGGTCTCGCGCCTGGCGGTCGGTGCAGCGGAACAGGCATTGGCCGATGCCGGTCTGCTGGGTGACGAATCGATCAAGGACGGGCGCATGGGCGTTTCCTGCGGCTCCTCCACCGGCAGCACCGACGAGATCAAGGCGTTCGGCAACATGCTGCTCAACTCGGTGGCCGAGGGCCTGAACGCTAACTCCTACGTGCGCATGATGCCGCACACCACGGCGGCGAACATCAGCATCTTCTTCGGCCTCACCGGTCGACTGATCCCGACCTCCAGCGCTTGCACCAGCGGCAGTCAGGGCATCGGTTATGCCTACGAGTCGGTCAAGTTTGGCCGCCTGCCATTGATGCTCGCCGGCGGTGCCGAAGAACTGTGCCCCACCGAAGCGATGGTCTTCGATGCGCTCTACGCCACCAGCCTGAAAAACGATGCGCCGCAGACGTCCCCGCGCCCCTACGACAGTGGCCGCGATGGCCTGGTGATCGGTGAAGGCAGCGGCATGCTGGTGCTTGAAGAACTCGAACACGCCTTGGCTCGCGGTGCGCACATCCACGCCGAACTCGTCGGCTTCGGCAGCAACGCCGACGGCCAGCACGCCACCCGCCCAGAGCAGGTCACCATGCGCCGGGCCATGGAGCTGGCCCTGGAAGACGCCGGGCTGCAGCCTTCCGACATCGGCTATGTGAATGGTCACGGCACCGCCACTGAACAGGGCGACATTGCCGAAACACTGGCAACAAGCACGTTGTTCGGCGAGCACATGCCGATCAGCTCGCAAAAGAGTTTCCTCGGCCACACCCTCGGAGCCTGCGGTGCGCTGGAATCCTGGTTCAGCATCGAAATGATGAACCGCGACCTGTACGTCCACACCCTCAACCTCGACGACGTCGACCCGCACTGCGGCAAACTCGATTACCTGCGCGGCGAATTCCGGCAGATGAGCAACCAATACGTGATGAACAACAACTTTGCGTTTGGCGGGGTTAATACGTCGCTGATCTTTCGGCGCTGGTCGTAA